The genomic interval AGGAAGTGCAACTGTGTAGTTCAGACAGTAAATGGTATTAAATGGAATaagtaaataatgaaaaaaaggtTGGTTTTAATTATCATTGCCAAAGAAATTCTTCTAGAGTTTAAAAATCATGCTGCAGGGTAGGCCATTAATACATGGCAAAGATTGAAGTTGAACTTGCCACGTTCTGTGTTGACACCTCCTTGAGTAGTGTTACTATCAATGATAGGTTTCAAAGTAATACTTCCATGCTTTATGAGGAAAGAGCCAAGTGCTGGTTTTGACTTACCTGTCAAATTGCCTGTCACCAGCTAGTGATCCTGTGGCCATCTTGGGTCTGTGGTGGGCAGCAGTAAAACCATTTAGAGCATGGTAAGAATGAGGCAAGTTCCTGCGATTGTAGTGTGCATGATCTTAAAGTGTTGGTATTGAAAGATCTATGCTAAAGTAACATTTTAGCAATGCAAGTAGCTTTGAAGACACTTGGATTCCAAGAATGCAATCTGTTGGCTTGAGCCCATAGAGCTTTGAGGGTGATGTAGCTCACGTGCTGCTCTCTCTCTGCTGAGAGTCATGTGCAATGCTGAGCAAACACATCTACTGTATCACTGTTAATAACCAGGCACTTCTAGATTAACTTGGTTTCATTTTCCTGAAATCGTTACTAATGGAGTAATATATGGAATCATAAAAGGGAGCATAAAAGACCTGGAGCATAGATCTTGAGTGACAGACCATCTCTGTTGAATCACTGACATTTGCTGATCTCTAACTGCTGGCTTGGTGTCATTGCAGGTTCAGGTCCAGGTCCAGCAGTCACCGCAGCAGGTCTCCGCCCAGCAGCTCTCTCCACAGCTCTCTGTTCATCAGGGTTCGGAGCAGCCAATACAGGTCCAAGTGCAGATCCAAGGCCAGGCGCAGCAGCAGGCATCCCAGACAATACAGAGTCAGTCTCTTCAGAGCCCCAGCCCATcacagctgcaggcagctcagATCCAAGTGCAGCATGTGCAGACTGCCCAACAGATCCAGGCTGCCGAGCTACAGGAGGAACACATACAACACCAGCAGATCCAGGCCCAGCTTGTGGCAGGACAGGCCATTACTGGTGGTCAGCAGATCCAGATCCAGACAGTTGGGGCACTGTCACCCCCACCTTCTCAACAAGGCTCACCACGAGAGGGAGAGAGGCGGATCAGCTCTGCGAGTGTCCTTCAGCCAGTGAAGAAACGTAAAGTGGATATGCCTATTACCGTATCGTATGCTATTTCAGGGCAGCCAGTTGCCACAGTGCTGGCCATTCCTCAGGGCCAGCAGCAAAGTTATGTCTCTTTAAGGCCAGACTTGTTAACAGTGGACAGTGCCCACCTGTACAGTGCCACTGGGACCATTACTAGCCCCACTGGAGAGACGTGGACCATCCCTGTTTACTCTGCTCAACCACGTGGTGACCTTCAGCAGCAAAACATAACCCACATTGCCATCCCTCAGGAGGCCTACAATGCCGTCCACGTCAGTGGCTCGCCCACGACACTGGCTACAGTGAAGCTGGAAGATGACAAGGATAAGATGGTGGGAAGTACTTCAGTAGTGAAGAACTCTCATGAGGAAGTGGTGCAGACTCTTGCTAATTCGATCTTTCCAGCACAGTTTATGAATGGCAACatccacattccggtggcagtgCAGGCTGTCGCAGGgacataccagaatacagggcAGACGGTGCACATATGGGacccgcagcagcagcagcagcagcccacacCCCAAGAGCAGGGGCAGCAACAGCAGCTACAAGTCACTTGCTCAGTAAGTTAAAACTGCCTCTTGGTCTCAGTTTGTGATTAACAGCTTAAAAATGTTGTGGACAGGGAGCATGCCAACAGACAACTGGTGTCTGGGAGGCAGAGATGCATCTGTCCCAGAAGCCTGAACGTGACATAGGGCACTTGACTCCTGATGGGTATGAGACTATCATGTAGTAATGTTGGTACATAGTTTTAGGATTCAAAACTTTCCAAAAGAAAGTACGGTCTTGATCTTAGTGTTAAAAATTAATAGATACATACTAATTTCCAGATTCTTCATAGCGGGTATTCTGAGGTCTGCAATATTTTCCTGAGCTGTTCCAGGGGTTGCAGTGGACAGGCAGGGATAATTGCAGCCAAATAAGATGTGCTAATATGTACTAGTCATTATTAGTTACTTTGTGTTATGTTGCACATGGAATCCACAGCAGATCCAGCACCCAGGTAAAGTGTCGAAATCAGACTAGTTGTGAGCAAACTTCCTGGATCAAGTGTACGTAAGATATTTAGGGGCATAAACCCCCCTAAATACATAGGCAATTCCAGGAAGGATGTACTCTCTCTCTAGGGGGGGCAATAAAGCTACTAGAAATGAACATCACACTTCTGGGAGTTGACCCTCTCAAAACTGTGAAACTGAATTtgcctgcctgccctgcacTGTCCTCTAGCATTGTGCTTCTAGAGGATCTGGGAAAATTGCAGCCATTTTGCTCTATTTGTGAAAAATGTAAGTTTGTTAAGCATCTGCCAGTTCAGCAGATTTACTTCAGCCTATGTCCAGCCTTCACACTGGACAAGGTGTCTGTGGGGTCAGGGCAGAAGACTGTCCCTTGGATTGGGCTTATGGAGGGAGTTGGCTCTGGAAAGCTTTCAGCTCTCTGGAGAGTGATGTGGCAGCACTCTGGAGGAGAGCAGAGGCTCAGTCCTGGCTCCTACAAAGACAAGGTGTCAGTTCACCCTTGGACTCTTTAAGGCAGAGGCTTTCCTTCACAACTTGGTTGCCATCCGCCTTGATTAAAGTTGGGCCTTTTCAATCAGTCTCTCTGCAGCTGTGCTACATGCTGCAGCTTCAGGGGCTGATAAGCGAAAAGCTAATAAGAGCtgatgcagaaaataaaaaaccaaccagAGGCAGCTGGAAGGCTCCAGTCTGAGACTCTTGCAGACTTTGCCTCTTCAGCTGTTGGCTTTTCATACTGAGTAAGGTACAGGTATTAAAAGTCTCTATGCCGTTTTCACATGCAATAGTCTCTAGACTGTCAGAGCAGCTTTCACTAATATTGGCACTTAGCAGTATcaaaggaaaagctgctttttggagTAGCCCttaggaaggaaaaagcaaaactgttttGATACAAGAATTGCTATTTCTGTAACATTCAGGCTGCCAGTGAGAGTTTGACTAAGGTCTGTAAAGCTGTTAATTGAGGTAGCTATGAGACTCTCTGGCATGGAATTGAGAAGCTGTAGTGAAGAATGCAGAGTGAGTGCAGCTGGAGGGCTAGCTGCAGATTTTAGATTTGTCAAGGAAACCAATAGCACCAATAAGTTTCAGTCTGAGATTGAAATTCTTGGTGACCTAAGGTCCTGCTGCGAAGTAAATCTCCAAAGGGTCTGGAGATGCCTTAGGTCTGTAATAAGTCATACAGTCACTCTTCACACAATAGTAGCTAGTCCCCATTAGCAGTATTTGGTATTTTGAGAATACTGCATTGAAATTGAATTGGTGTTTTGATGCTATGTTCTAGTCTTATTGCTTTTTACCTCTTACAAGTGAATTAATCTTATCCATCATGGATGATAAGAGAATGTATTTATTCTCTGTGCCTGTTAAATACTGCTTAAAGAGAGCATGGATAGGAAGGGATGCCAGTGGTGTATTGCATGTGATTGTACCCAGGACCTTCCTCAGGGCAGTCTAGGTGTGGAGCAGCAGTGGTTAGTAAAGCTGGTGGCACCTTCCTGTTCAGGGGCTGGTGGTCTCTGTGGGCTGATCTTGTAGTGAGATGGACTTCAGTGGTGATTCAGAGTGATTAGTGAGCTGAAGATAGATCTGTCCATTCAAACCGAAAGAGTTTTTGGAGTGTAGAGTATTCTTTTGTGAGCACCAATTCAGGTTGGACAACAAAAGTTGCATTCCTTGGATTGATTTCTTGTTAGGAGTATTGCAGAAGGTTGGTATCCTGGGGCTACAGGTATTGCAGGATTCTTGCTTTTTGTCCAGCTGTTGCATATTGAAGTGTGTAtataaaatgaagtgttttcttTCATAGGCTCAAACTGTTCAGGTTGCTGAAGTTGAACCACAGCCACAGCCGCAAACTTCACCTGAACTTCTACTTCCAAACTCTCTGAAGCCAGAAGAAGGTCTTGAAGTGTGGAAAAGCTGGGCACAGACCAAGAatgcagagctggaaaaagaaGCCCAAAATAGACTAGCACCTATTGGAAGTAAGTGTCATGACAACATGGCCTTTGTTTCCTTTCAAGTAGGATTAGGAATGACTAAAATGTTCGGCGTTTACTGCTCTGGGAAACACTTTGGTTTAATCAGTGATTGTTCCTAAATTTAAACTTTAATTTACTCTGCAGTACTAATTCTTGTGCATTCCCACTGCCACAGGACATGTATTAGCTCTGTGCTGAGCCCCCTTGAGCACCTGGGCTGATAGCAATACAAAAGGGCACTGCATGACTGTAGTGCATGGACAAACTGTCTGGCCAAGCTGGTAGAGCAGTCATGGAGTTGCTATTTTCCTGTTGCTGCAGGGCAGCATTTCACTGAGGACATGGTAAAAGAAGGCAATAGTTACGCATTTGGCAGGGCAGAGGATCTTCCTATCAAACTCTTGCCTGTTTTATCTTTTAGTATTTCTGGCAGCCTAAGATTTGGATTTATTTCAACTTGCTTTACTATACTGGGAGAATGAGGTAGTGCTGGACCTGCCAGATAGAATGGCAAAGCTGGAGATGTGAGAAATCTTTCCTGAAATGTTAGGAAATAATATGGCTTTATGGTTTAAATAATATagctttgttttgtgtttccaggGCGTCAGCTGCTGAGGTTCCAGGAAGATCTCATCTCTTCAGCTGTGGCTGAGCTGAATTATGGTCTGTGCTTAATGACACGAGAAGCTCGAAATGGTGATGGTGAACCCTATGATCCAGATGTGCTCTACTATATCTTCCTGTGTATTCAGAAGGTAGGATGGGACAGCTTTGTGTGCTGCAGAACCGTACATGTTGCCAGCATATGTAGGGAGACTCTTGGTTATAAAAATAGAGACTGTGGCTTCTGTTAAGCTTCCCAACAATTTTATATGAAAAAGTCTCTTTGCTTAAAAAGCCCTGAAAACATCAGATTACTTGTCCTTAGTGCAAGCAATGCTTTCATGTACAGGTTAAGTTTGTGAATAA from Aphelocoma coerulescens isolate FSJ_1873_10779 chromosome 12, UR_Acoe_1.0, whole genome shotgun sequence carries:
- the QRICH1 gene encoding transcriptional regulator QRICH1, producing MNNSLENTISFEEYIRVKARTIPQHRMKEFLDSLASKGPEALQEFQQTATTTMVYQQGGNCIYTDSTEVAGSLLELACPVTTSIQQQTQPEQQIQVQQPQQVQVQVQVQQSPQQVSAQQLSPQLSVHQGSEQPIQVQVQIQGQAQQQASQTIQSQSLQSPSPSQLQAAQIQVQHVQTAQQIQAAELQEEHIQHQQIQAQLVAGQAITGGQQIQIQTVGALSPPPSQQGSPREGERRISSASVLQPVKKRKVDMPITVSYAISGQPVATVLAIPQGQQQSYVSLRPDLLTVDSAHLYSATGTITSPTGETWTIPVYSAQPRGDLQQQNITHIAIPQEAYNAVHVSGSPTTLATVKLEDDKDKMVGSTSVVKNSHEEVVQTLANSIFPAQFMNGNIHIPVAVQAVAGTYQNTGQTVHIWDPQQQQQQPTPQEQGQQQQLQVTCSAQTVQVAEVEPQPQPQTSPELLLPNSLKPEEGLEVWKSWAQTKNAELEKEAQNRLAPIGRRQLLRFQEDLISSAVAELNYGLCLMTREARNGDGEPYDPDVLYYIFLCIQKYLFENGRVDDIFSDLYYIRFTEWLHEVLKDIQPRVSPLGYILSSHVTEEMLWECKQLGAHSPSTLLTTLMFFNTKYFLLKTVDQHMKLAFSKVLRQTKKNPSNPKDKSTSIRYMKAPGMHQTGQKVTDDMYAEQTENPENPLRCPIKLYDFYLFKCPQSVKGRNDTFYLTPEPVVAPNSPIWYSIQPISREQMEQMLTRILVIREIQEALAVANASTMH